A stretch of Bacillus pseudomycoides DNA encodes these proteins:
- the ribH gene encoding 6,7-dimethyl-8-ribityllumazine synthase has translation MVFEGHLVGTGLKVGVVVGRFNEFITSKLLGGALDGLKRHGVEENDIDVAWVPGAFEIPLIAKKMASSGKYDAVITLGTVIRGATTHYDYVCNEVAKGVASLSLQTDIPVIFGVLTTETIEQAIERAGTKAGNKGYESAVAAIEMAHLSKQWA, from the coding sequence ATGGTATTCGAAGGTCATTTAGTTGGTACAGGATTAAAAGTTGGAGTTGTGGTTGGACGTTTTAATGAATTTATTACAAGCAAACTATTAGGCGGCGCATTAGACGGGTTAAAGCGCCATGGGGTAGAAGAAAACGATATTGATGTCGCATGGGTTCCAGGTGCATTTGAAATCCCATTAATCGCAAAAAAAATGGCTAGTAGCGGTAAATACGATGCTGTCATTACACTAGGAACAGTCATTCGCGGTGCTACAACTCATTATGATTATGTTTGTAATGAAGTGGCAAAAGGTGTTGCCTCTTTATCATTACAAACAGACATCCCAGTTATTTTCGGTGTATTAACGACTGAAACAATTGAACAAGCCATTGAACGTGCTGGTACGAAAGCTGGTAACAAAGGCTATGAATCAGCAGTTGCTGCGATTGAAATGGCTCATTTATCAAAACAATGGGCATAA
- the bioB gene encoding biotin synthase BioB codes for MKQVQTKTDWKKIASEVVEGRSITKEEAVAILEADDTEVLEIMNAAYVIRHHYFGKKVKLNMIINTKSGLCPEDCGYCSQSIVSEAPIDKYAWLTQEKIVEGAHEAIRRKAGTYCIVASGRRPTDKEVNHVIGAVKEIRETTDLKICCCLGFLNEDQAGRLAEAGVHRYNHNLNTHANNYDSICSTHTYDDRVDTVEKAKHAGISPCSGAIFGMGETEEQRVEIALELKRIDADSIPCNFLVAVKGTPLEDQKELTPVECLKVLAMMRFVNPSKEIRISGGREINLRSVQPIGLFAANSIFVGDYLTTEGQEPTADWGMIEDLGFEIEECAL; via the coding sequence ATGAAACAAGTACAAACAAAAACAGATTGGAAGAAAATTGCATCTGAAGTAGTAGAGGGCAGAAGTATAACGAAAGAAGAAGCTGTAGCAATTTTAGAAGCTGACGATACAGAAGTATTAGAAATTATGAACGCAGCTTATGTCATTCGGCATCATTACTTTGGTAAAAAAGTGAAGTTAAATATGATTATTAATACGAAATCTGGATTATGTCCAGAAGATTGTGGATATTGCTCACAGTCTATCGTTTCAGAAGCACCAATCGATAAGTATGCATGGTTAACACAAGAAAAAATTGTAGAGGGAGCTCACGAAGCAATTCGCCGTAAAGCAGGTACATACTGCATTGTTGCATCTGGCCGTCGCCCAACGGATAAAGAAGTAAATCATGTTATTGGTGCAGTGAAAGAAATTCGGGAAACAACGGATTTGAAAATTTGCTGCTGTTTAGGGTTTTTAAATGAAGATCAAGCAGGGCGCTTAGCAGAAGCAGGTGTTCATCGTTATAATCATAATTTAAATACACATGCAAATAATTATGATAGCATTTGTTCAACACATACGTATGATGATCGCGTAGATACAGTAGAAAAAGCAAAGCACGCAGGGATTTCTCCTTGTTCTGGTGCGATTTTTGGAATGGGAGAAACGGAAGAACAGCGAGTTGAAATTGCGCTTGAATTAAAACGCATAGATGCTGACTCTATCCCATGTAACTTCCTTGTAGCTGTTAAAGGGACACCGCTTGAAGACCAGAAAGAATTAACACCAGTAGAATGTTTAAAAGTGTTAGCGATGATGCGTTTTGTGAACCCATCAAAAGAAATACGTATTTCTGGTGGACGTGAAATTAATTTACGCTCTGTACAGCCGATAGGCTTATTCGCAGCAAATTCGATCTTCGTTGGTGATTATTTAACAACAGAAGGACAGGAGCCAACAGCAGACTGGGGTATGATTGAAGATTTAGGATTTGAAATTGAGGAATGTGCACTATAA